The sequence below is a genomic window from Microbacterium sp. cx-55.
TCAGCAGGTTCGCGCGATCGGCGAGCGGGGAACCCGCCCACGCGGAGACGAGCGAGGCCATGCCCTTGACCCGGTGAAGGCGTCCGACCGAGACGAGGAGCGGCAGGCCGCGACGCTGCTCGGGGAGCGACGCGAGCAGGCTCACGAGGCCGTCGAGTTCCGCCGGAGCGTCGGCGCCGCGGTGCAGGTGCGCCGCCATCGCGTCGACGGCCGTGTCGACGACGCCGATGTCGACACCCTCCGCGACGACGGTGTGGCGCTCGGCGTGCGTCTCGATGTCGACGCCGACGAGGCGCTTCATGTCGTCGACGAGGGTCGGGCGGGGGAAGAGGACGGTGTGCTCCGAGCTCGCGGCGAGGGACTGCACGAGGCGCGCGCGGAACCAGTAGTGCTCGCGCAGGTCGGCGTCGCCGAAGTTCTGCCGGCTGAGCTGCCCCGCGTTCTCGAGCGAGGTGATGACGGAGTGCGGGTCGGGGGCCAGCGTGAACACGGTCGGGATGCCGAGTTCGCGGGCGACGTCGGCCGCGGCGAGGCTGCCGACATCCGCCATCCGGAGGTGCAGCACGTCGATGCGTCCGGCGGCGCGCAGGGCCCGGCGGATGCCCCGTCGCGCGGTGACGCGCAGCGGCCACGCCGCCGACGACGGCACGGGCTCGGCGGCGAGCGGAACGCGGCCGAACACGTGGCCGGCGGCCCGGGTGCTCACATCGAGCAGGTCGGCGGCCGCATCCTCGACGCTTCCCCGCGCGAGGGTGACGGTGCGGGTGACCGCGTGCGAGGACTCGGTGACGAGCGCGTCGCCCAAGCGCACGAGGAGGGTGGCGATGCCGCCGTTGTCGCCGGCGCCCGCGGCGCTCAACTGCGGGTCGAGGTCGGCGTGCAGGAACAGCTGTGCGATCGTGAGCGGCGCGCCCGACGCGTCCCGGTCGGGGACGCGCGTCGCGTCGAGGTCGATGAGCGAGAGCCGGGCGAGGGCGCCGATCCGGTCGCCCTCCGCCACGATGCTCTCGAGCGCCGTCTCGACGCCGTCCGCGGGGCCGCGCTGGCCGAGCGCGGCGATCGCCGCCTCTCGCACGATCGCGGGCTCGGCGGTGTCGGTGGCGACGGCGAGGAGGGGGCGGGTGGCGATCGACTGGCGCACCAGACCGAGCGTCTCGACGAGGCGGGAGCGCGGTCCGGGTTCGGATGCTGACAGGAGCGCGGCTTCGAGCGCGACGGCGAGCAGCTCACCCGCCGAGACCGACCAGGTCTCGAGCGTGCGCTGCGCCAGCATCCCGGAGAATCCGCCCGCGATAACCATCGCGATGAGCCGGCCCATCGCGTCGGTGCGTGGCAGGGTCTGCACGAGCGCCCACGCGGCGTGCTCGCGCACGAACGCGCGACGGTCCGACAGCAGGGAGACGAGCACGCGGGAGGCCTGCTCGTCGGGCATCTCCGCGAGGGCGTGCACGGCGGCGATCGTGACGACGTCGTCGCCGCTCGACAGAGCCGCGATCAGATGGCGCAGCGAGCGCAGGCCCGGCTCGCGCCCGGCCTCGAATGCCAGCTCGTCCGCACGCCGCAATGCGTCGACGATGGTCGGCGCCTGCGCGACCGCATCCGATGATGTTTGGATCCCCACGGTGACTCCCTCTTCCGGCGATGATCGTACGCCAGCGAACTATCCGTACGGCTAGCGTTGATGCGGCGTATCGCTCCCCACTACCCTCTGGAGGCTTCCCGGTGACCGTGCTTGCCATCGGAGATATCGGCGTGCTGAACGGCATGTTCCACGTCGGCGACGAAGCCATGTTCGACGCGGCCGAGCGGGAGCTCCGCCGGCGCGGTCTCGCGGTCGTCGGAGTGTCGTCCGCGACGGCCGAATCGACCGCGCGGTACGGCATCCCGACGGTCGCACGCCTCGGCTTCGCGGGCCTCGACCGGCCCGCCGCGCGGGAGCGCGCGCGGCTGCTCGTGGATGCGGCATCCGGCACCCGCGCGCTGCCCGCGGGCGACGACGCGCACGCGGTGCTCGCGGCGCTCGACGATGCCACCGGCGTGCTGCACACCGGCGGCGGCAACCTCGCGACGCGCTGGCCCGTGCATATCTACGAGCGCACGACGCTCACCGCGATGGCCGCCGCGCGCGGCATCCCGGTCGTCTTCAGTGGGCAGACGTTCGGCCCCGATCTCGACGAGGAGGACGAGGGCCTGCTGCGGGAGGCGCTCGCGACCGCCGCGCTCGTGGGTGTGCGCGAACCGACCACGGAGGCGCTCGTGCGCTCCTGGGGCACGGACGTGCGCGCCGAGGTCGACGACGCGTCGTTCCTCGACGACCTCCTCGGCACGGATGCGGCGGCCCCCGCCGACGCGCCCGGCGTGCTCGTGAGCCTGTCGGGCTGGTACGCGGGTCGCGACCGTGACGAGGTCGAGCGCGGCATCGCCCAGATCGTCGACGACGCGGCGGCGATCGTTGGCGGACCGGTCGTCTTCCACGCGCACTTCGGGCCCGACGACCCCGCGGCGCCGCCCGCCGGAGACGGGCTCGTGCACGAGCGGGTGCGCGCCGCGATGGCAACGCCGAGTGTCGTGGTGCCCACGGGCGACACGGCTTCGTCGGTGGCCCTCGCCCGTTCGGCGCGCCTGCTGATCTCGTCGCGGTACCACCCGGTGGTGTTCGCGGCGCCGGCCGGTGTGCCGGTGCTTGCCCTCGCAGCCGACGCGTACACGAGCGTGAAGCTCGGCGGGGCGCTCGGGCACTGGGGGCAGGGCGCCCCAGCGGACCTCGGCGACCCGGTGTCTGCCCGCGTCCGCCTGCGTGAGATCGTGGCGGAGTCGGATGCGGTCCGCGCCGCGGCGGCCGCGCGGCATCCGGCGCACCGGGCCCGCACGAACCTGTGGTGGGACGACGTCGCCGACGTCCTCGGCGGCTGAGTTCATGGGCTGAGTTCACGGGCCCGGCCGGACGCAGAATCGCCCGACGACCGCACGGTCGACCGTGCGCCCGTCGGGCGATTCCTTGTGACCGAGGCCTCCTCGGGACGCACCTTCCCCCGTGCGCAATCGGATGGTCCTCGACGCGGAGCGCGCCCGATGACCGCAGGGCCCCCACCGTGCGCTCTTCGGGCGGTCCGCCGTGTGGCGGTCCGGTATTACTTGAAGGCGTCCTTGACGTCTTCGCCGGCCTTCTTGACGTCGGCCTTGGCCTGGTCAGCCTGGCCTTCCGCCTCGAGCTTCTCGTTGCCGGTGACCTTGCCGATGGTCTCCTTCGCCTTGCCGACGGCTTCTTCGGCGGCGTTCTTGATCTTGTCGTCCAGGCCCATGATGGGCTCCTTTCTCATTGGGGATGGATCACGCCGGTGGCGTGATCACGTCAGGTGGCGGCTGTCTGCCGCGAGTTTGGCGCGGATACCGGAGTGCAGCGACACGTAGGTGCGCGTCGTCTGCCCGATCAGCGCGTGCAGGTTGGCGGTGAGGATGCTGACCTCGTCGACGAGCTCGCGGGGCGACGCGGTCTGGCGAGGGGTGATCGAGATGCGCAGCACCGGGTCATCTCCGAACACGTCGGCCGTCACACGGGCCGACAGCACATCGGGACGGTTATCGAGCGCGGTGGTGACCGCATCCGACGCGAATGCTTCTCGTACGACGATCCGACCGAGGCCGGTGTCGTCGGCGGGGATCCGCAGCACGGTGCGGCCGCGGCCGCGGATGAGGCGCGCGATCGCCCAGATCAGTAGAGCGATCAGCACGGCGGCGACCGCGATGGCACCGATCGCGACCCAGGATGCGGGTCCGTCGCCGATGCGCGATGCGTCCGCGAACGACACGAGGCCGTCGCGTCCGGCGCCGAGGGTGTCGGTCCAGATCGTTGCGGCCGCCGGCCACACGAGGGCGGTGATCGTTGCGGCCCCGGCCGCGAAGAAGACGAGACCGATGACCAGAGTCAGGATGCGGTTCAGCGCACGGTTCGTGTGATTCATCGTTCGTCTCCTTGGATGCGGCCGCGCCGCACGACGAGCTTCGGTGCCGGGTGGAGTGCGTAGGCGGCGAGTTCGCGCTCACCGATCTCGCGGACGGCGTCTAGCGGGAGCGGCACCCCGGCGTCGGGGCGCACGGTCACGTCGACGCTGCGGTGGCCGACGCCGACGGTCAGCCGGTCGCGGTCGATGCCCGCTTCGCTGCTGATGCGGTGTGCGAGTCCCGAGGCCAGCACGCCGTTGTCGACGAGGACGCCCGCCTCTCCCTCGACCGTCATGGCGTGCTTCGCCAGACGTCCGGGAGCCAGCGCGAGGAAGACGAGTACCGCGCCGATGATCGCGACGACGGCGGCGATCGCGATCACGATGGCGTTCGCCCCCTGCTCCGGCAGGGTCGCGGCCTGCTGGAGGAGAGCGCCCGGTCCGATGAGGAGCGGGGCGGCGCCGACGAGGAAGAGCACGGCCTCGACGGCGAGGTATCCGGCCACGATCACGACGATCAGGGCCGAGACGACCATGGCCGTCGTGCGCGGAGAGTGCGACTCGCGCCGCAGAACCCGACGCAGCGTCCGGTCCGTCGTCAGAGTGTCGTTCGCGCTCATCGGACTCTCTTCTCCTTCTGGACGGTGGCGCCGGTGACGACCACGTCGACACGCGACACGGTGCGTCCGGCGATTTCTGCGACGCGCTCATGGATGGAGCGCTGGATGACCCGGACGCGTTCGAGCAGGTCGGAACCTGCGGCGATAGCGGCCGAGTCGGTGAGACTCGGCACGGGCAGGGGCGCTTCGATGCGAAGCGCCAGCCCGCCGCCGGTCGTGCCCACGGTGACTTTGACTTCTCGCCGAGCGACGCCGATCGCCACCGCCGCCGTGTGCGCACACACCGCGTGGATCGCCCGATCGGCGACGACCGTGCGGCCGGGCAGAACGGTGGAGTCCGGGGTGACGCCGGGGTCGGTGTGACCCCGGACTCCGACGGTCGCAGGCGCACTCATGATGTGCGGCGTCCCGAGAAGACACTCGCCAGGGCACGGAGGTCCAGCTGGCCCGAGACGACGCGTCCGATGAGGGCGCCCACGGCGATGAACACGGCGGTGAGGAAGAAGCCCCAGAAGCCGAAGAGCAGTGCCGCAGCAGCGAGGATGGCGCCGAAAGCGGCGCCTACGACCGTGGCGTTCATGCGACGCGCGCGTCCGACTCGTCGTCGGAGTCGTCGCCGGGCAGGTGCACGTCGTTGACGCTCACGTTGACCTCGACGACCTCGAGACCGACGAGGCGGGAGATGGCGTTCGCCACGGCGGAGCGCACGTTGTTCGCGACCTCCTGGATGGGGGTCGGGTACTCGACGACGATCGTGAGGTCCGCGGCGGCCTGCGTCTCGCCGACCTCGACCTTGACGCCCTGACCGAGGTCGGTGGCGTTGATCGCGTCGCGGATGGCGCCGAGCGCACGGGTTCCGCCGCCGCCGAGCGCGTACACGCCGGCGACCTCGCGAGCAGCGATGCCGGCGACCTTCGCGACGACGCCGTCGGCGATCGTGGTGCGGCCGGCTGCGGTCACCTCGGAGGTGCCGAACGACGCGGCCGGGTTGCGGTCGACGCGAGCGCCGGTCGTGGGGGTGGTGGTCTTGTCGTCAGTGGCCATGATCTTGTTCTCCCTTTATCTCGTGAAATGAGATCCGGCAAGCGTTCGGGTCCGAATCAACACCGGGCGTTACTTTCGCCCTACAGATACGAGGCGGGGACGCGTCGGATCGTCACAAAAAAGTTCCGACGAATATTCAGGGGTATCCATGGAGGATCCCGATCGGCCCGAGATGCCGCTCGCGGAGGTGCCCGACCAGATCCTGGTCGAGCGCGCGATCGACGGTGACACGGTCGCGTTCCGCGAGATCGTGCGGCGCCACAGCGGCCTGATGCGCGCCTACGTGACGCGCATGCTGTCGTCGGCGACGGACGCGGACGACGTCGTGCAGGACGCGTTCGTCGTGGCCTGGCGTCAACTGCCGTCGCTGCGGGACGGTGCGGCCGTGCGCGCCTGGCTCATGCGGATCGCGAGCCGCGAGGCGTACGCCGTGATCCGCCGCCGCGGGCGCGAGGAGCCGATCGAGGACCGGGACTTCTCCACACCCGTCGACACCCGTCCCGAGCACGTCGCCATCCGGAACGCTAGACTCGCCGCACTCTCCGACGCTCTGGACATGCTTCCGGACGCTCAGCGCCGCGCATGGCTGCTGCGTGAGTCGGTCGGTCTCGGGTATGCCGAGATCGCCGCGGAGATGGACCTTCCCGTGAGTACCGTGCGGGGAAACCTTGCACGGGCACGCGCCAGCATCATGATCCGGATGGAGGAGTGGCGATGAACGCATCCTCCGACCGCGCCGACATCCTCGACTGCGGCAAGAGCATCGAAGAGCTGAGCCTCTATCTCGAGTCGGGGCGCACGCCGCCGGATCCCTCGATCGACGAGTGCCCGGAGTGCTTGAACGCGCTGGATTCGCTCGAACGGGTGAGCGGGCTGTCCCGCGAACTGCTGGAGTCGGATGCGGCGCAGCTGCCGGAGCCATCGAGTACCTGGATCGCCGGCATCATGGACATCGTGTCGGCGGAGCTGCGCGCGGGACGCGAGTTGCCGATCCGTCATCCGGATCCGAAGGTGCGGATCACCGTCACCGAGGGTGCCGTCCGCGGACTGCTTCGTTCGGTGGCCGATGACGTCGCCGGGGTATACGTCGGGCGCACGGAGATCGTCGGCGATGCGGAGACGCTGGGGGCTCCGGTCGCGATCGCGCTGACCGCATCCGTCGCCTGGGGCGTCGATGTCGGGATGGTGCTGGATCGTCTGCGGCGCGAGACGTTCGATGCGCTGCAGCGCCACACGGATCTGAACGTGACGGGCGTCGACGTGACCGTCGAGGACGTGCACGGGTGGGAACTGCGGAAGGACGACCGATGACGCTCATGGACCCCCTCGACCCGGATGCGGGAGCGCTGGTCGGCATCGCGCCCGTCGTTCCCGTGCACGAGGCCCCGGAGAACGCCCTGGCCCTCACGGTCGACGGCGTCACCGAGGTCTTCCGCCCGCGGATCCTGTCGACGATCTCGGCGATGGCGACCGAGGCGAAGGTGCTGGTCGGCGCCGCACCCGCCGAGGAGCGGATCGACGTGCGGATCGGCGTGCACGCGGCCACGCGCGGGGCGGCCGCCGCGCGCGAGGTGGCCGACGTGCTGCTCGACGGGTTTCCGGCGGCGACCCGCATCGAGGTTCAGATCGCCCGCATCCGCTGAGGAAGCTCTGCGGTTTGCGAGGTTCGGGCCGGACCGGTTCGTCAGATCTGCGAGCGCTGCGTCAGAACCGCGAGCGTGGCGTCAGAACGGTGCGGATGACGCGAGATCCGCGGGGCCGACGCGGAAGAACGGCATCGGGCGTTCGGGAGGCACGACGTAGCGCCGCCCTGCGGGAGATGTCCATTCGAGCGCGCCACCGCTTCCGCGTATCTGCGTGATCGTCCACCCGCCGTGATGCTTCACGGTGTGATGGCCCTCGCAGAGGGGAGCGAGATTCGCCAGAGAGGTGATGCCGCCCTCGACCCAGGGGATCGAATGATCGATCTGACATCGTGCGGAGGGCATTCCGCATCCGGGTGCCATGCAGCGACCCGCGCGCCAGGTCACCACGTCGCGCAGGGATTTCGGCGGGCGGTACCGGTCTCGTCCGACGGAGAGGACGACGCCGGTCTCGGGGTGGGTGAGAACTCGCATCCAGTCGGCGGACCCTCCGCACAGCTCCCGGGCCGTCTCGATCGGGATGGGGCCGACGCCCTCGACGACGGCGGGACCTTCGGGAGAGACGCCGTTCTCGGCGAGCAGCGTGAGCGCGGGCACGGTGACCGTGACGGTCGCGCGGATTCCGCGCACATCGGCGGAGTGCACGTCGGCCGTGCCGTCGATCAACAGGTCGCCGAGGGCGTCGGCGCGAAGCTGATCGAGCGTGCGGGTTTCGTCTTCCGACGCGCGGAGCGCCGTGGCCATCGCGGTCAGACGGCCGTGGGCTGCGCGGGCTTCGACCGCGGGGATGAGCGCCATCAGCCACGCCATCCCGTCTTCGGCCGATTCGACGACGACCCGCCGGCCGGTCACGGCGCGCGCTCGGCGCTCGGACAGGGTGTCGGCCCGCATCCGTTCGACGAGCGCGCGCAGCTGCCGCCGGAAGGTTCCGACGGGCTGCGTTTCGGCGAGTTCGAGCGCTCGGGGAAGGATGCGGTCGCGCAGCGCGGGCTCGAGGGGATCGAGCGCGTCGACCAGGACATCGGCGTGACGTTCGGTGATCGCGGCGGACGCCAGCGCGCGGAGAGCGGCCGGATACCTCTCGAGAAGGGCCACGGCCTGATCGATCACGCGGCTCGCCGCCGCCTCGGTGATCCGCATCGCGCACGCGAGCTCGAGCCGGAGCGACCGCTCGGCCATCTCGCGACTCATGCGGTCGGTCCGCTCCGCGGCACGGAGCACCTCGTGCCGCCACCCGTACACGCGCTCGCAGCGCTGCGCGGCCATGATCGCCATCATGCCGGTGACTTCGAGCACGCCCTCGAGCGGATCGGGTGCCGGCGGCGCCCAGTCGTCACGACCGCTCAGGTAGTCGTCTTCGCGCACGAACTCGTCGGGATCCGCGCCCCACGCGGCATCCGTCTCGTTCGAGCTGTCGAAGAACATACTCGAACACTACGAGGGGGTTCCGACATCGCCCCGGGGCGTCGAACGCCGCTATCGCGAGCCCTTGCCGCCGTGCGCGCACCCTCGCCGCGTGCCTACGCGGCGCACTCCTGCGACAGCTCGGTGAGAATCCACCCGGTGCCCGAACGCGTCATGACCACCGTGCCGCAGTCCCCCGACTCGAGGTAGGTCACGAAGAGGGTGGCGTCCGTGTCGGTCTCCTGCTGCACCTCGATGTCGACGTCGGCGCTCTGCCCCGCCGCACGGTAGAGCTCCGCGGTCGCGGTGATCATCTCCTCGCAGCTCTGCACGGTGAAGGGCCCGCTGGCGTTGAGCTCGGCCACCATGCGCGCCGCGAGTTCAGGCGTCAGCTGGGCGCACGCGGCGGCAGCATCCG
It includes:
- a CDS encoding DNA/RNA endonuclease G, which produces MSANDTLTTDRTLRRVLRRESHSPRTTAMVVSALIVVIVAGYLAVEAVLFLVGAAPLLIGPGALLQQAATLPEQGANAIVIAIAAVVAIIGAVLVFLALAPGRLAKHAMTVEGEAGVLVDNGVLASGLAHRISSEAGIDRDRLTVGVGHRSVDVTVRPDAGVPLPLDAVREIGERELAAYALHPAPKLVVRRGRIQGDER
- a CDS encoding polysaccharide pyruvyl transferase family protein — encoded protein: MTVLAIGDIGVLNGMFHVGDEAMFDAAERELRRRGLAVVGVSSATAESTARYGIPTVARLGFAGLDRPAARERARLLVDAASGTRALPAGDDAHAVLAALDDATGVLHTGGGNLATRWPVHIYERTTLTAMAAARGIPVVFSGQTFGPDLDEEDEGLLREALATAALVGVREPTTEALVRSWGTDVRAEVDDASFLDDLLGTDAAAPADAPGVLVSLSGWYAGRDRDEVERGIAQIVDDAAAIVGGPVVFHAHFGPDDPAAPPAGDGLVHERVRAAMATPSVVVPTGDTASSVALARSARLLISSRYHPVVFAAPAGVPVLALAADAYTSVKLGGALGHWGQGAPADLGDPVSARVRLREIVAESDAVRAAAAARHPAHRARTNLWWDDVADVLGG
- a CDS encoding CsbD family protein, producing MGLDDKIKNAAEEAVGKAKETIGKVTGNEKLEAEGQADQAKADVKKAGEDVKDAFK
- a CDS encoding RNA polymerase sigma factor, whose amino-acid sequence is MEDPDRPEMPLAEVPDQILVERAIDGDTVAFREIVRRHSGLMRAYVTRMLSSATDADDVVQDAFVVAWRQLPSLRDGAAVRAWLMRIASREAYAVIRRRGREEPIEDRDFSTPVDTRPEHVAIRNARLAALSDALDMLPDAQRRAWLLRESVGLGYAEIAAEMDLPVSTVRGNLARARASIMIRMEEWR
- a CDS encoding NTP pyrophosphohydrolase, whose translation is MSAPATVGVRGHTDPGVTPDSTVLPGRTVVADRAIHAVCAHTAAVAIGVARREVKVTVGTTGGGLALRIEAPLPVPSLTDSAAIAAGSDLLERVRVIQRSIHERVAEIAGRTVSRVDVVVTGATVQKEKRVR
- a CDS encoding glycosyltransferase, which encodes MGIQTSSDAVAQAPTIVDALRRADELAFEAGREPGLRSLRHLIAALSSGDDVVTIAAVHALAEMPDEQASRVLVSLLSDRRAFVREHAAWALVQTLPRTDAMGRLIAMVIAGGFSGMLAQRTLETWSVSAGELLAVALEAALLSASEPGPRSRLVETLGLVRQSIATRPLLAVATDTAEPAIVREAAIAALGQRGPADGVETALESIVAEGDRIGALARLSLIDLDATRVPDRDASGAPLTIAQLFLHADLDPQLSAAGAGDNGGIATLLVRLGDALVTESSHAVTRTVTLARGSVEDAAADLLDVSTRAAGHVFGRVPLAAEPVPSSAAWPLRVTARRGIRRALRAAGRIDVLHLRMADVGSLAAADVARELGIPTVFTLAPDPHSVITSLENAGQLSRQNFGDADLREHYWFRARLVQSLAASSEHTVLFPRPTLVDDMKRLVGVDIETHAERHTVVAEGVDIGVVDTAVDAMAAHLHRGADAPAELDGLVSLLASLPEQRRGLPLLVSVGRLHRVKGMASLVSAWAGSPLADRANLLIIGGDLQHPSADEQEQIGLIDAEVPPTDRLARGLLLPGHQANATAATWLAAARFGVPGLAAPGGVYVCSSLKEEFGIALLEAMATGLVVVAPDAGGPATYVEHGDTGFLVATWDRARMVGAIDAALERAATGGPEVAERAHAMVSDRFTIQGMAATLAPVYAGVAARDAHLQQLAVLPS
- a CDS encoding Asp23/Gls24 family envelope stress response protein translates to MNASSDRADILDCGKSIEELSLYLESGRTPPDPSIDECPECLNALDSLERVSGLSRELLESDAAQLPEPSSTWIAGIMDIVSAELRAGRELPIRHPDPKVRITVTEGAVRGLLRSVADDVAGVYVGRTEIVGDAETLGAPVAIALTASVAWGVDVGMVLDRLRRETFDALQRHTDLNVTGVDVTVEDVHGWELRKDDR
- a CDS encoding Asp23/Gls24 family envelope stress response protein; translated protein: MATDDKTTTPTTGARVDRNPAASFGTSEVTAAGRTTIADGVVAKVAGIAAREVAGVYALGGGGTRALGAIRDAINATDLGQGVKVEVGETQAAADLTIVVEYPTPIQEVANNVRSAVANAISRLVGLEVVEVNVSVNDVHLPGDDSDDESDARVA
- a CDS encoding HNH endonuclease signature motif containing protein, which translates into the protein MFFDSSNETDAAWGADPDEFVREDDYLSGRDDWAPPAPDPLEGVLEVTGMMAIMAAQRCERVYGWRHEVLRAAERTDRMSREMAERSLRLELACAMRITEAAASRVIDQAVALLERYPAALRALASAAITERHADVLVDALDPLEPALRDRILPRALELAETQPVGTFRRQLRALVERMRADTLSERRARAVTGRRVVVESAEDGMAWLMALIPAVEARAAHGRLTAMATALRASEDETRTLDQLRADALGDLLIDGTADVHSADVRGIRATVTVTVPALTLLAENGVSPEGPAVVEGVGPIPIETARELCGGSADWMRVLTHPETGVVLSVGRDRYRPPKSLRDVVTWRAGRCMAPGCGMPSARCQIDHSIPWVEGGITSLANLAPLCEGHHTVKHHGGWTITQIRGSGGALEWTSPAGRRYVVPPERPMPFFRVGPADLASSAPF
- a CDS encoding DUF2273 domain-containing protein, whose protein sequence is MNATVVGAAFGAILAAAALLFGFWGFFLTAVFIAVGALIGRVVSGQLDLRALASVFSGRRTS